The Ralstonia pseudosolanacearum genome includes the window GGGATCGGCCGCAAGAAGCTGCTCAACATCCTCCAGGCCCGCTGCGAAGAGGTGGGCGTCCAGCTCGTGTTCGAACAGTACGTCGAAGACGACCAGGAAATCGCCCGCCAATACGGCGCCGACCTGGTGCTGGCCTCCGACGGTCTCAACAGCCTGGTGCGCAAGCGCTACGCCGAGACCTTCCGCCCGGACATCGACACGCGCAAGTGCCGCTTCGTGTGGCTTGGCACGAAGAAGGTGTTCGACGCCTTCAACTTCATCTTCGTGCCCACCGAGCATGGCTGGTTCCAGGCGCACGCCTACCGCTTCGAGGACGGCACCTCCACCTTCATCGTCGAGACGCCGGAAGAAACGTGGAAGGCGGCCGGCATCGATCAGATGTCGCAGGAAGAAGGCATCGCCTACTGCGAGAAGCTCTTCGCCCCCTACCTCGACGGCCACCCGCTCATCAGCAACGCCTCGCACCTGCGCGGCTCGGCGATCTGGATCCAGTTCCCGCGCGTGATCTGCGAGCGCTGGGTGCACTGGAACGAGATCGACGGCAAGCGCGTGCCGGTGGTGCTGATGGGCGATGCGGCCCACACCGCGCACTTCTCGATCGGCTCGGGGACCAAGCTCGCGCTGGAAGACGCCATCGAACTGGCGCGCACGCTCAAGCACGTCGATGGCCCGCTCGAAGCCGCGCTCCAGCACTATGAGGCGGTGCGCTCGGTGGAAGTCCTGAAGATCCAGAACGCCGCGCGCAACTCGACCGAGTGGTTCGAGAACGTGGCCCGCTACGCCGGCCTGGCGCCCGAGCAGTTCGCCTATTCGCTGCTGACGCGCTCGCAGCGCATCTCGCACGAGAACCTGCGCCTGCGCGACCCGAAGTGGCTCGAAGACTACGAGCGCTGGCTGGCGCAGCGCGCCGGCGTGCCGGCCGCCGACGGCGCTCGCCCCTGTCCGCCGCTGCTGACGCCGTACACCGTGCGCGGCATCACCCTGAAGAACCGCGTGGTGGTGTCGCCCACGCTGCTGTATTCGAGCCAGGACGGCGTGCCGGGGGCCTTCCACCTCGTGCACCTGGGCAGCCGGGCGCTGGGCGGCGCCGGCCTGCTGCTGACCGAGATGACGGCGGTGGCCCCCGAGGCGCGCATGACGCCGGGATGCCCGGGGCTCTGGAACGACGAGCAGGTCGCCGCCTGGAAGCGTGTCACCGACTTCGTGCACGGGCACGGCGACGCGCGCATCGGCGTGCAGCTCGGCCACGCGGGGCGCCGCGGCTCGACCCAGGTCGGCTGGGACACGCCCGATCAGCCGCTGGCCGAGGGCAACTGGCCGCTGGTCTCCGCCAGCGCCCTGCCGTATCTGCCGGGTCGCTCACAGCTGCCGCGCGAGGCCAGCCTGGACGATCTGGCGCGCATCCGTGAACAGTTCGTCGAGGCCACGCGCCGCGCCGCGGCAGCCGGCTTCGACTGGCTGGAGCTGCAGGCCGGCCACGGCTTCCTGCTGTCGAGCTTCATTTCGCCGCTGACCAACCAGCGCACCGACGCCTACGGCGGCGCGCTGGAGAACCGGCTGCGCTTCCCGCTGGAGGTGCTGGCCGCCGTGCGCGAGGCCTGGCCGGCGCACCTGCCGATCTCGGTGCGCATCTCGTGCACCGACTGGGCACCGGGCGGCACCACGGTCGACGAGGCGGTCGAGATTGCCCGGCGCCTTCACCTGGGCGGCGCCGACCTGGTGGACGTCTCGTCCGGCGAGGTCACGCCCGACCAGAAGCCGGTCTACGGACGTCTGTACCAGACGCCGTTCGCCGACCGCATCCGCAACGAAGCCAACGTGCCGACGATCGCGGTGGGCGCCATCAGCGACGCCGACCAGGTCAACGGCATCGTCGCCTCGGGCCGCGCCGACCTGTGCGCCCTCTCGCGCCCGCACCTGGCGGACGCGGCCTGGGTGCTGCGGGAAAGCGCCCGGCTGGGCTGGCACGACGTCGAATGGCCGCCCGCCTACCGGTTCGGCAAGGAACCGCTCGAACGCAGCTTTGCCCGCGGCCGCGCGTGATGCCGGCCTTCGCCTGAACCAGACCAAGGAGATCCACGATGACAACAACCGCGTACGACGCCTATCGGGAAAGCACCGCCGGCCGTGCCGACGTGGCGGACACCCCGGAGCTGCTGGCCTACTACGAGCAGCTGGCGCGCCTGCAGGCCGGCGCGCTGTGGACGGTGGCGAACAAGATCGAGCCCTGGCAGCCGAAGTCGGATTCCGTGCCGGTCCTGTGGCGCTACCGGGACCTGCGCGACCACGTGCTGCGCTCGGTGGCCCTGGTCTCGCCCGAGAAGGCGG containing:
- a CDS encoding bifunctional salicylyl-CoA 5-hydroxylase/oxidoreductase; translation: MKIVCLGGGPAGLYFGLLMKLQDPSNDVVVIERNRPYDTFGWGVVFSDATMGNLREADPVSGATIGDAFNRWDDVEVHFKGEAVRSGGHGFIGIGRKKLLNILQARCEEVGVQLVFEQYVEDDQEIARQYGADLVLASDGLNSLVRKRYAETFRPDIDTRKCRFVWLGTKKVFDAFNFIFVPTEHGWFQAHAYRFEDGTSTFIVETPEETWKAAGIDQMSQEEGIAYCEKLFAPYLDGHPLISNASHLRGSAIWIQFPRVICERWVHWNEIDGKRVPVVLMGDAAHTAHFSIGSGTKLALEDAIELARTLKHVDGPLEAALQHYEAVRSVEVLKIQNAARNSTEWFENVARYAGLAPEQFAYSLLTRSQRISHENLRLRDPKWLEDYERWLAQRAGVPAADGARPCPPLLTPYTVRGITLKNRVVVSPTLLYSSQDGVPGAFHLVHLGSRALGGAGLLLTEMTAVAPEARMTPGCPGLWNDEQVAAWKRVTDFVHGHGDARIGVQLGHAGRRGSTQVGWDTPDQPLAEGNWPLVSASALPYLPGRSQLPREASLDDLARIREQFVEATRRAAAAGFDWLELQAGHGFLLSSFISPLTNQRTDAYGGALENRLRFPLEVLAAVREAWPAHLPISVRISCTDWAPGGTTVDEAVEIARRLHLGGADLVDVSSGEVTPDQKPVYGRLYQTPFADRIRNEANVPTIAVGAISDADQVNGIVASGRADLCALSRPHLADAAWVLRESARLGWHDVEWPPAYRFGKEPLERSFARGRA